The following proteins come from a genomic window of Sorex araneus isolate mSorAra2 chromosome 1, mSorAra2.pri, whole genome shotgun sequence:
- the SULT1C4 gene encoding sulfotransferase 1C4 produces MENLKFNATERMTVDYIKGILQPTPTCDTWDQIWDFQAKPDDLLISTYPKAGTTWTQEIVDLIQNEGDVDQSQRAPTHERFPFIEWIIPSLGSGLEQANEMPSPRTLKTHLPIHLLPPSILEKNCKIIYVARNPKDNMVSYYHFQRMNKALPDPGTWEEYFENFLTGKVCWGSWHDHVKGWWKAKDAHRILYLFYEDMKKNPKHEIQKLAEFIGKDLDDKTLDKIVHHTAFDVMKLNPMANYSSIPTEIMNHSISPFMRKGAVGDWKNHFTVAQNEIFDEDYKKKMADTSLTFQFQLK; encoded by the exons atggaaaatttgaaatttaatgcAACAGAACGCATGACTGTCGACTACATTAAGGGAATTCTTCAACCCACACCTACCTGtgatacctgggatcaaatctgggactTCCAAGCCAAGCCTGATGATCTACTTATTTCTACCTACCCTAAGGCAG GAACAACGTGGACTCAAGAGATAGTGGACTTAATCCAAAATGAAGGTGATGTTGACCAGAGCCAACGAGCTCCTACTCATGAGCGATTTCCTTTCATTGAGTGGATAATCCCATCCTTAGGCTCTG GTTTGGAACAGGCTAATGAAATGCCCTCACCACGGACCCTGAAAACACATCTTCCTATTCACTTGCTGCCACCATCCATTCTAGAGAAAAATTGTAAG ATAATCTATGTAGCTAGAAATCCCAAGGACAATATGGTGTCTTACTACCATTTCCAAAGGATGAATAAAGCACTTCCTGATCCAGGAACCTGGGAAGAGTATTTTGAGAACTTTCTGACTGGAAAAG TGTGCTGGGGTTCTTGGCATGACCATGTGAAAGGATGGTGGAAAGCCAAAGATGCACACCGAATTCTCTACCTCTTCTATGAGGATATGAAGAAG AACCCAAAGCATGAAATTCAGAAGTTGGCAGAATTTATTGGAAAGGACTTGGATGATAAAACTCTAGATAAAATTGTCCATCACACTGCATTTGATGTTATGAAGCTGAATCCAATGGCAAACTACTCATCGATTCCTACTGAAATCATGAATCACTCTATTTCTCCTTTCATGAGAAAag GGGCAGTTGGAGACTGGAAGAATCATTTTACTGTGGCTCAGAATGAGATATTTGATGAGGactacaagaagaaaatggcTGACACAAGTCTAACTTTCCAATTCCAACTCaagtaa